The window TGGggggctctgtctggggggtCAGTTTGGggggctctgtctggggggggtcAGTTTGGggggctctgtctgggggggcagTTTGGggggctctgtctggggggtCAGTTTGGggggctctgtctggggggggtcAGTTTGGGGGGCTCTGCCTGGGGGGTCAGTTTGGggggctctgtctggggggtCAGTTTGGggggctctgtctggggggggtcAGTTTGGGGGTGACTCTGGTGCCCCCTGTCCTCACCCTGCTCTGGTCTCTGCAGTAGAGCGTCTGTCCCCTGCTTCAGACACCATGGACTTTCCaccaaagagagaggagaagaaggtaTATCACAGTACCCGCACGCCCACACCCCGTCCACtcaccgtgcacacacacacacatacccccacgCACACCATGTACCCTCACACACATTGTCTACCCATGGTGCCTTGCCTGGCAGTTGGGAGAATATAAGCCCTTTTCTAAATTCCccattgaacagttttttttatgtgtttcTTTGTGCAGAAGAAAGCAGCACGAGCCAAGTTTCATTTCCAGGCACAGTCACCCAAGTGAGTCCCCTCCCAGCTGGTGTTCAGTGATGTCACCGAGGATAGGCACACACCGTTACAACATCCTTACAACGTCCCATCTCGGATAGATACATTCAAGTTGTCCTTTAGTTTCAAGGAAAGCCCACAGACACATCCACTGTTGGGTCGAGACACAGAGGTCTGTCTGTAATCCATGCGCCCGTCGTGTCTGCTGTTCCCAGGGAGTTGCCTCTGCAGAAAGGAGACATCGTTTACATCCACAGGCAGGTCGACGCCAACTGGTTTGAAGGGGAGCACCATGGGAGAGCTGGCATTTTCCCCACCACCTACGTGGAGGTGAGTGACCgagggagtgaatgtgtgtgagggagggagtgtgtaaGCGAGCGAGGCGAGCGTGTGTGCgtcgtccgtgtgtgtgtctgtttaaccTAGCATCGATTCAGTAACCTGGCACGTGGTGTGTTGAAGCAGAACTGCATCCTGTTGTTCGCCCGTTATGATTGACCgtgtgtcccctccccccttccctcagaTTCTGGCCCCCACAGAGAGGCCCACCCCCATCAAGTCCCCCTCCGTCCAGGTGGTAGAATACGGCGAGGCCGTGGCCCTCTTCAACTTCAACGCCGACCTCCCCGTGGAGCTCCCCTTCCGCAAGGTGACATTCCCTCCCCTTCACCGGCTCACAGCGCCCGGTTTAGGGAGCGTCTTAAAACAGGACAGCGAGAAACGATGAGTAGAGTAGAGTTCCCCTACATTGAATGACAGCATTCTACTGTCCTTGTTCCTGGAGATTTCGCTTGTTTTTGACAGGTTTCTTAACGCCTGCctgtgtgtttccctgtgtcaGGGCGAGGTGATCTGTGTGACCAGACGTGTGGACGACAGCTGGCTGGAGGGCAGGATCTCCGGGACCAGCCGGAGCGGCATCTTCCCCACCTCCTACGTCCAGGTCAACAAGATGCCCCGCACCAAGTCCAGCGATGACTACCCTCCCTGCCCCATGTCACCCACCTCCCCGGAGCCTCCCAGCCCCGGACGAcctctccactccccctgccctcgctcccccttcacccctgcctccctcagccCGGAGCCTGGATACTCCCCCCTGAAGccctcttccccctcacccacccagcCCTTCATAGCCAAAGAAGCGACCAATCACTGGCCTCACCCTGCTTCCAACCCCACATCCCCCACCCCACAGAACAGCCACTGGGGCGGGGCTTATCCAGCGACCCAGAATTCCATAGGTAGAGCTGTTTCACCGTCCAATCACATTGCCGCATCCACCCACAGACCAGGAGGTGGTCCACCTAGCAGCCCCAAATACAACAACCTCCCTCAGGTGTGTTGCTCTTAGCGAAGCCTCTGGCTTTATGACTGGGGACAGGGCATGACTGAGACCTGatatgtatatctgtgtgtggttAAGGTCATTTATTTGAACCATTTTCTCTCATTTCCTGCTCAAGGATGGAAGCACCAAACATTCCCCCGGACCGCATCCACACATCAACTCCAACAGGCACGTCCATTCTGGAGCCACGAAGGTGCCGCGGCAACCGTGAGTCCAAACAGTACACACTTTGATGAAATCGACTGTCAACTGTCAACTTCTTCAAAATGGTTCCTTTCACTTAGGGAAATGTTTTTTGCTCCTGTCAGCCAAGTTTTCGAGCGGCTTGTTCTGTGTTCTGGCAGATATAAAGCGGTTTACAACTACAAGCCCCAGAACAGAGACGAGCTGGAACTGAAGGAGGGGGACATCGTCCAGGTGATGGAGAAATGTGACGATGGCTGGTTTGTAGGTAAGGAGCTGTCAGAACCTTCCCCTCCATTGGAAGGGATGAGTCTGCTCTCCACTGGACATTAGGGTGTACTACATCTCAAATGTATTTCGGTAGCAAAATGAGACTATCTTCTACGATGACATGACTAAGGGAGTGGATGTCGTGTTTGACGTCACATGCTCTTTCTTGTTCTCTAGGTACGTCAGAAAGGACCCACGCCTTTGGGACGTTCCCAGGGAACTATGTGACACCCTTCTAAGTGCACCCCCGCcctgctccaccacctccacctgcacCTGACTGAGAACCATGACTGTTTTAGACCAGATTGCTTCACCAGATCACTCCAACCCCACAcgtccctccacccctgtcctCGTCCACCCAGGGAGCCGTCCAGCCTGCATGTGCACCCCCCCCAGTCAGGGACCCCCACCACGCCTGTGCTGACCCCCAGTCAGGGACCCCCACCACGCCTGTGCTGACCTCCAGACTGTGTCTCGTGGTTGAAACACTGTGTGGTTTGCTATCTCACCTCCCAGCATGTGTGTTCCACTGTTGACTTGACAAGGagtgttttcacacacacacgcacgtgtaCCCCTGCACActcaatgtgcacacacacacacacactcacacacacacacacacacacactcacagtcagcTTGAATGGATGAACTGAGTGCTGAGGATGCTGTTTCCATTGCAGTGGAAGACTTTTTTTTTGGTCCCTCGTCGACCGCAAGCGTTTACTGTGGCGAAAGTTCACTCATTCCTTCCACAGGTGAACTCCAGCAGGGCCTCGCTTAGCGGTGGAATCACATCCTCCAGACGCCTCTGTTGtctctgcatgtctgtgtgttatgGCTGTGCGCTCAGGCACTGTGACTAAGCAGACCGCGCTCAGCACTTTTCTCCAC of the Hypomesus transpacificus isolate Combined female unplaced genomic scaffold, fHypTra1 scaffold_31, whole genome shotgun sequence genome contains:
- the sorbs3 gene encoding vinexin isoform X5 gives rise to the protein MQSERHVEVLDHINGSRIVFSGDLAPPSLQQPPTDTPDLTQEVVISPGLPTPPLSPYRNTRLPSGDYKVSESNGGDPTSLSFGSYYGPPLPHAGGVPNGTSSRGFATLPRRAPSREESLIKFSGIGPVDETGMPIASRSSVNKPRDWYRSMFRQIHKKPEDLDLDDSEREPAERKQSPAAGEESGPDPFALTSYGALPDWSKLADGEGQFDQGKQNSQPRSIYDFEPGQNTATVTTNQAPVLRQPEKPRSSSIELHSELSRFEAELDMDIQGLERRLSQKRQCRGRGEAVRPADTGSGPGTGRARDNSSVPAVSRPLNPSAVLTSAPRTASSPTHVERLSPASDTMDFPPKREEKKKKAARAKFHFQAQSPKELPLQKGDIVYIHRQVDANWFEGEHHGRAGIFPTTYVEILAPTERPTPIKSPSVQVVEYGEAVALFNFNADLPVELPFRKGEVICVTRRVDDSWLEGRISGTSRSGIFPTSYVQVNKMPRTKSSDDYPPCPMSPTSPEPPSPGRPLHSPCPRSPFTPASLSPEPGYSPLKPSSPSPTQPFIAKEATNHWPHPASNPTSPTPQNSHWGGAYPATQNSIGRAVSPSNHIAASTHRPGGGPPSSPKYNNLPQDGSTKHSPGPHPHINSNRHVHSGATKVPRQPYKAVYNYKPQNRDELELKEGDIVQVMEKCDDGWFVDL
- the sorbs3 gene encoding vinexin isoform X4 translates to MQSERHVEVLDHINGSRIVFSGDLAPPSLQQPPTDTPDLTQEVVISPGLPTPPLSPYRNTRLPSGDYKVSESNGGDPTSLSFGSYYGPPLPHGGVPNGTSSRGFATLPRRAPSREESLIKFSGIGPVDETGMPIASRSSVNKPRDWYRSMFRQIHKKPEDLDLDDSEREPAERKQSPAAGEESGPDPFALTSYGALPDWSKLADGEGQFDQGKQNSQPRSIYDFEPGQNTATVTTNQAPVLRQPEKPRSSSIELHSELSRFEAELDMDIQGLERRLSQKRQCRGRGEAVRPADTGSGPGTGRARDNSSVPAVSRPLNPSAVLTSAPRTASSPTHVERLSPASDTMDFPPKREEKKKKAARAKFHFQAQSPKELPLQKGDIVYIHRQVDANWFEGEHHGRAGIFPTTYVEILAPTERPTPIKSPSVQVVEYGEAVALFNFNADLPVELPFRKGEVICVTRRVDDSWLEGRISGTSRSGIFPTSYVQVNKMPRTKSSDDYPPCPMSPTSPEPPSPGRPLHSPCPRSPFTPASLSPEPGYSPLKPSSPSPTQPFIAKEATNHWPHPASNPTSPTPQNSHWGGAYPATQNSIGRAVSPSNHIAASTHRPGGGPPSSPKYNNLPQDGSTKHSPGPHPHINSNRHVHSGATKVPRQPYKAVYNYKPQNRDELELKEGDIVQVMEKCDDGWFVGTSERTHAFGTFPGNYVTPF
- the sorbs3 gene encoding vinexin isoform X1, whose protein sequence is MQSERHVEVLDHINGSRIVFSGDLAPPSLQQPPTDTPDLTQEVVISPGLPTPPLSPYRNTRLPSGDYKVSESNGGDPTSLSFGSYYGPPLPHAGGVPNGTSSRGFATLPRRAPSREESLIKFSGIGPVDETGMPIASRSSVNKPRDWYRSMFRQIHKKPEDLDLDDSEREPAERKQSPAAGEESGPDPFALTSYGALPDWSKLADGEGQFDQGKQNSQPRSIYDFEPGQNTATVTTNQAPVLRQPEKPRSSSIELHSELSRFEAELDMDIQGLERRLSQKRQCRGRGEAVRPADTGSGPGTGRARDNSSVPAVSRPLNPSAVLTSAPRTASSPTHVERLSPASDTMDFPPKREEKKKKAARAKFHFQAQSPKELPLQKGDIVYIHRQVDANWFEGEHHGRAGIFPTTYVEILAPTERPTPIKSPSVQVVEYGEAVALFNFNADLPVELPFRKGEVICVTRRVDDSWLEGRISGTSRSGIFPTSYVQVNKMPRTKSSDDYPPCPMSPTSPEPPSPGRPLHSPCPRSPFTPASLSPEPGYSPLKPSSPSPTQPFIAKEATNHWPHPASNPTSPTPQNSHWGGAYPATQNSIGRAVSPSNHIAASTHRPGGGPPSSPKYNNLPQDGSTKHSPGPHPHINSNRHVHSGATKVPRQPYKAVYNYKPQNRDELELKEGDIVQVMEKCDDGWFVGTSERTHAFGTFPGNYVTPF